The following are encoded together in the Pan troglodytes isolate AG18354 chromosome 6, NHGRI_mPanTro3-v2.0_pri, whole genome shotgun sequence genome:
- the MBLAC1 gene encoding metallo-beta-lactamase domain-containing protein 1 has protein sequence MRTEPLCGASPLLVPGDPYSVMVLLQGYAEPEGVGDAVRADGSVTLVLPQTRGPASSHRESPRGSGGAEAALEEAARGPILVDTGGPWAREALLGALAGQGVAPGDVTLVVGTHGHSDHIGNLGLFPGAALLVSHDFCLPGGRYLPHGLGEGQPLRLGPGLEVWATPGHGGQRDVSVVVAGTALGTVVVAGDVFERDGDEDSWQALSEDPAAQERSRKRVLVVADVVVPGHGPPFRVLREASQPETEGGGNSQQEPVVGDEEPALH, from the coding sequence ATGCGGACCGAGCCGCTGTGCGGGGCATCCCCTCTGCTGGTGCCCGGCGACCCCTACTCCGTGATGGTTCTGCTGCAGGGCTACGCGGAGCCAGAGGGGGTGGGCGATGCCGTGCGCGCCGACGGCTCCGTGACCCTGGTCCTACCCCAGACCCGGggcccggcctccagccaccgaGAGTCCCCGCGCGGGAGTGGCGGCGCAGAGGCCGCCCTGGAGGAGGCGGCCCGTGGCCCCATCCTGGTGGACACCGGGGGCCCCTGGGCTCGGGAGGCGCTGCTGGGGGCGCTGGCGGGGCAGGGCGTGGCCCCGGGAGACGTGACGCTAGTGGTGGGGACCCACGGGCACTCGGATCACATCGGGAACTTGGGGCTGTTCCCAGGCGCGGCTCTGCTGGTCTCGCACGACTTCTGCCTTCCCGGAGGCCGCTACCTGCCCCACGGGCTGGGTGAGGGGCAGCCCCTGCGCCTGGGCCCGGGGCTCGAGGTGTGGGCCACGCCGGGCCACGGGGGCCAGCGCGACGTGAGCGTGGTGGTGGCCGGCACGGCTCTGGGCACCGTGGTGGTGGCGGGAGATGTGTTTGAGCGAGATGGGGACGAGGATTCGTGGCAGGCACTGAGTGAAGACCCCGCAGCCCAGGAGCGGAGCCGGAAGAGGGTCCTGGTCGTTGCCGACGTGGTCGTACCTGGTCACGGGCCCCCGTTTCGAGTGCTAAGGGAAGCCTCGCAGCCCGAGACGGAGGGTGGAGGGAACAGCCAGCAGGAGCCGGTGGTCGGAGACGAGGAGCCCGCCCTGCACTAA